TTCTACCTCAGGAAAAACTGCCATATATTTCTGAAATCTGCTACTTCAACAAACTTCTGATTGGTTAAGAATCTAGTGATACCTAGAGATGtttcttaaaaatcagaaaaattcatTCTGGAGGTCTTTGATTACGTTTTTTAAATGCACTCTTCACAAAAACAGAATGGGGCATGTTAAAAAGCTTTATCAATAATATGCAAATAACTAATTTCTAAAGAAAGGCGTGTAACGCACATACACTTCATTCCTGGGCAGTTAGAATTCAGCACGTTTGAAGAAGATGAAGCTGCCCAACCTCCCACGCCTCCAGAATGTCCAGCATTCCTGACAGGCAGGGCTCTCCAAAACTACCCAATGCCAAAGACCACGTTCCCCATCCCAGGATTTAAATACAGAATGGGAAAATGGAGCAACCAAAAAGGGCTGCAGGCACTGATAGCGATGGACAAGAGATACCATCTCAGAGAcacctggagaaaagggaaggggcGCTCAGCTCCCGCCTTTATCAACTAACAGTCCTCCTCTCCGAAGAGGTATGAGGCCAATTCCTTATTGAGGAAGAGAGTCAAAAAAGATGAATATGGAGACACAAGGCTCGTGAACCACTAGCGCTCCAGCTTGAAACGTCTCAGACTTGAGCTCACCcgtcaaaaaaaagagagaaaaaaaagtcaagccccaAACACGTCCACAACGGAATTGGGAAAAAAACATTGAGGCTGAAGAGGCCTCGGAACGAAACACCCCTCCCTCAGCTCAAAAGACAGGGACGAGAACAATGCACCACGGAAATCCTAAGATATCTCGGGACAGAGACCCAGTTGAATTGAGGGCTGCTGTCAGGGCAGAGGGAGGTGGGACAGGATCCGATCAGACTCTAGTGGTAGGGAGCACAGATTCTGGAGCAAAACTGTCCGACTTTAAATCACACTGTGCCAATTACTAGTCTGTGTGTTCCGACAGGTTTCCCCCGTGTGAAAAATTAGTTAAATAATCGTGGAACTCTCGTGAAGTTAAAACGTGTAGCGCTCTTAGAAAACTGTACGCCGAACGTGGGACGTGCTATGTCTTTGCTTTTACTATCTTCATCATCTGCTCAGGGCCACAGCTCGCGCCCTCGCCGCTCCTCCGCTCCTGCCGCGCCCGCCGCGCCCCACGCCCGGTCGGACCCCTCCCGGAGGACCAGGAGTCTCGGGGACACCGGCCCGGCCCGCCGCCTGGGCCCCCAGCGCAGCCCGCAGTCGCCTCCACTCCGGGCCGCCGCCTGGGCCGCCCGGACCCCGGACGGCAACTCGCGGGTGACCCCAGccccctgccgccgccgccgccgcagcgaGCGCCGCCACCCTCCACTCACCGCGGCGCTCCATCCCGCGTTCCGGACGCGGACGCGCGCCCGACACTcacggccgccgccgccgccgccgccgccgccgccgagggCTGGAGCTCGCCGTTCCCATCCCCCACGGCCCGCGGACGCCCGGCcaagccgccgccgccgcccctgcAGCTACAGCCACGACCACGCCAGCCccggccgccccgcccccggcctcgCACCTCCCGCCCGGCCGCGGCCCGCCCCCTGGGGCCCAGCCCATTGGCCCGCGCGCCCGGGGGGCGGGGACGGGCGCCTGCTGCAGGTGGGGCCGGCCACTGGCTCTCGCGCGCCCGGCGCAGGCTGTCAGCTTCGCCCCGGCCCGCGAACTGTCCCGAGCCTTGCAGGACGTGTTAGCCGCCCCGTGCGGCTTGCGGCAGGACAGGCGGAGGAACCTTAGGAACAGGTCACCTGATGACTTCATCTGGCAAATCGGAATTTCTTGGATGAGCAATCTACATTTTTTATGAGGTACTTCTTTGACCACCTCGTTCCTCTCTCTCCAACTCCTTtacgaaaacaaaaacaagaccccacACAGGTAAAGTGTAACACAGGCCTAGCTCCTTTCCGGAAGAATAAACTTCCTCAAAACCAGCCAACTACTCTGCCCTCTGTACAGGGTCATATTTTCCACTTAGACCTATATTACTTCAACTGCACTCTCAAACTCgctcagaatgagaaaaatgtcTGAGAAAGATGGAATAATTAAAGAAAGCAGCAGGGGCTGAAAGCTTCTACATCATTCTACTCACGAGAACAAGCCTCGTCATTAGTGATCTCAGTTCTGGAACATTCAGAAAGAACTGATGGAGAAACAGAGGGCACATGGGGAGGGTAGCTGGGGGTAGTGGTGGAGGCAGAGAAAAATATTATCGCATGTGGgagaaagcagaaaaagacaCGGGAGAGTGTGAGGAGAAGCAGGACGAAAGCGGGCTGCAGACATAGGGAGAGAGAGGGGCAAAACCAAGGAAGGCAGAAACAGGtggaggcagaaagagaaaatattgagaaataaaagagaaaggagagactaCCTACTTACAGAGACAAAAAGGAAGTGAGCATGAGAGAGCCAACAAGTGAAGTAGTGAGACAGGGAGAAAACACTCATTGGCACAGAGAAGAGGAACATCTCTCATATCTTTGAACCCTTATACTAAAAACAATGTTGGGGAAACAGAGCAAATTTAGCCCTTCAGGTGCTACTTGGaaaagataaatatgaaaatgcTCAGCGTCTTGGATATTTTACCTCCACACTGGAATTGTCAGACTCAACTTACACAAATTTACCCCTTCAAACCCCAAACACAACAGTACCAAGGACATGCCACAGGCACTAAGGAAACCTCAAAACCA
Above is a window of Balaenoptera acutorostrata chromosome 1, mBalAcu1.1, whole genome shotgun sequence DNA encoding:
- the LOC130708590 gene encoding actin nucleation-promoting factor WAS-like, whose amino-acid sequence is MHHGNPKISRDRDPVELRAAVRAEGVKTCSALRKLYAERGTCYVFAFTIFIICSGPQLAPSPLLRSCRARRAPRPVGPLPEDQESRGHRPGPPPGPPAQPAVASTPGRRLGRPDPGRQLAGDPSPLPPPPPQRAPPPSTHRGAPSRVPDADARPTLTAAAAAAAAAAEGWSSPFPSPTARGRPAKPPPPPLQLQPRPRQPRPPRPRPRTSRPAAARPLGPSPLARAPGGRGRAPAAGGAGHWLSRARRRLSASPRPANCPEPCRTC